A DNA window from Vanacampus margaritifer isolate UIUO_Vmar chromosome 19, RoL_Vmar_1.0, whole genome shotgun sequence contains the following coding sequences:
- the LOC144039274 gene encoding clavesin-2 yields MTHLQAGLSAATLEKAKAELKENPETLHQDIQEVRDMIITRPDIGFLRTDDAFILRFLRARKFNHFEAFRLLAQYFEYRQQNLDMFKNLKPTDPGIKQALKDGFPGVLANLDRHGRKILLLFAANWDQSRYMFVDILRSILLSLESMIEDAELQVNGFILVIDWSNFTFKQASKLTPSMLRLAIEGLQDSFPARFGGIHFVNQPWYIHALYTVIRPFLKDKTRKRIFMHGNNLTSLHQLLHPEILPSELGGMMPPYDMGTWARALLEHAYDEDAEPYAGPDGEPDPYALSVQDLHRDIDKDLSPKTMKRSQSVVEPGVLKRPDKVKCDEDNMQPLLSLD; encoded by the exons ATGACTCACCTGCAGGCCGGCCTGTCGGCGGCCACCCTGGAGAAGGCCAAAGCGGAGCTGAAGGAAAACCCGGAGACGCTCCACCAGGACATCCAGGAAGTGCGGGACATGATCATCACGCGGCCGGACATCGGCTTCCTGCGCACGGACGACGCCTTCATCCTCAGGTTCCTGCGGGCCAGGAAGTTCAACCACTTTGAGGCCTTCAGACTGCTGGCCCAGTACTTTGAGTACAGGCAGCAGAACCTGGACATGTTCAAGAACCTGAAGCCCACCGACCCCGGAATTAAGCAGGCGCTCAAGGACGGATTCCCTGGCGTGCTCGCCAACCTGGACCGACACGGGAGGAAGATTCTACTCCTTTTCGCGGCCAACTGGGACCAGAGCAG GTACATGTTTGTGGACATCCTGAGGTCCATCCTGCTGTCTCTGGAGTCCATGATCGAGGACGCCGAGCTGCAGGTGAACGGTTTCATCCTGGTCATCGACTGGAGCAACTTCACCTTCAAGCAAGCCTCCAAGCTCACGCCCAGCATGCTCAGGCTCGCCATCGAGGGGCTGCAG GACAGTTTTCCCGCCCGCTTTGGAGGAATCCACTTTGTGAACCAGCCATGGTACATCCACGCCCTCTACACCGTCATCAGGCCCTTCCTCAAGGACAAGACCAGGAAGCGG ATCTTCATGCATGGCAACAACCTGACCAGCCTCCACCAGCTGCTGCATCCGGAGATCCTACCGTCGGAACTGGGCGGGATGATGCCGCCGTACGACATGGGCACCTGGGCCAGGGCCCTGCTGGAGCACGCGTACGACGAGGACGCGGAACCGTACGCGGGACCTGATGGAGAACCAGATCCCTACGCGTTGTCTGTGCAGGACCTGCATAGAGACATAGACAAAGACCTCTCTCCCAAAACCATGAAGAG GTCCCAGTCGGTGGTGGAACCTGGCGTCCTTAAGCGACCTGACAAGGTCAAATGCGATGAAGACAACATGCAGCCGCTGCTCTcactggactaa
- the smpdl3a gene encoding cyclic GMP-AMP phosphodiesterase SMPDL3A translates to MKAQLSCFIILLCAAGRLKAAPQGRGADPGDSGRFWHISDLHLDPTYHLAPDPTKVCFSSKGEPATGAGPFGDFLCDSPYSLIQSALIHMRGLVQPNDFIIWTGDSPPHVPAMELSTSMVIEVLSNVTQSIRQHFPNITIFPAVGNHDYWPQDQMPTSTNDIYKAAARLWKPWLQDDALETLSQGGFYTQLVRAGLRVVSVNSILYYGPNRATANMSDPAGQYEWLEDTLKKADSNTEKVFIISHIPLGFLPFVRNVTAVRSEHNERLVNICRRYSHVIAGHFYGHTHKDSIMVLLDQQGEPVNSLFVSPAVTPIRDFLEPYSNNPGVRLYFYDQQDFGILDIWQYFLNLTEANLQQQANWKLEYVMTEAYGLPDLRPVSLFRLALSLWLLPESSAFDLYFAHYTVGYDNRPQCRGECKILQLCSMSFLDQTSYSTCLAAPHRRRYLATNHL, encoded by the exons ATGAAGGCTCAACTGTCCTGCTTTATAATCCTACTGTGTGCCGCCGGCCGGCTAAAGGCGGCTCCCCAAGGAAGAGGAGCCGACCCGGGCGACTCAG GAAGGTTCTGGCACATCAGCGACCTTCATTTGGACCCCACCTACCACCTGGCACCGGACCCCACCAAGGTGTGTTTCTCCTCCAAAGGGGAACCGGCCACCGGTGCCGGTCCGTTTGGGGACTTTTTGTGTGACTCGCCCTACAGCCTGATCCAGTCGGCCTTGATACACATGAGGGGCCTCGtacaaccaaacgacttcattATTTGGACCGG AGACAGTCCACCTCACGTCCCGGCAATGGAGCTGTCCACGTCGATGGTGATCGAGGTTTTGAGCAACGTGACGCAAAGCATCCGACAACATTTCCCAAACATCACCATCTTCCCTGCCGTGGGGAACCACGACTACTGGCCGCAG GATCAGATGCCGACGTCCACAAACGACATCTACAAGGCGGCCGCACGCCTGTGGAAGCCTTGGCTGCAGGACGACGCTTTAGAAACGCTCTCACAAG GGGGCTTCTACACCCAGCTGGTTCGAGCCGGCTTACGAGTGGTCAGCGTCAACAGCATCCTCTACTACGGCCCCAACCGAGCCACCGCCAACATGAGCGACCCGGCGGGACAGTACGAGTGGCTGGAGGACACGCTGAAAAAGGCGGACAGCAACACAGAGAAG GTGTTTATAATCTCTCACATTCCGCTGGGGTTTCTGCCCTTCGTCCGGAACGTGACGGCCGTCAGGAGTGAGCACAACGAGAGGCTGGTGAACATCTGTCGGCGCTACAGTCATGTGATCGCGGGACATTTCTACGGACACACGCACAAAGACAGCATCATGGTGCTCCTAGACCAGCAAG gagaacCTGTGAATTCTCTCTTTGTATCTCCGGCGGTGACGCCCATTAGAGACTTTTTGGAGCCGTACTCCAACAACCCGGGGGTGCGATTGTATTTCTACGACCAACAAGACTTTGGCATTTTG GACATCTGGCAATACTTCCTCAATCTGACCGAGGCGAACCTCCAGCAACAAGCCAACTGGAAGCTGGAGTACGTAATGACCGAAGCTTACGGCCTGCCGGACCTGCGACCGGTCAGTCTTTTCCGACTGGCTCTGAGTTTGTGGCTGCTGCCGGAAAGCAGCGCTTTCGACCTCTACTTTGCGCACTACACGGTGGGCTACGATAACAGGCCGCAGTGTCGGGGCGAGTGTAAGATCCTCCAATTGTGCTCCATGTCCTTCCTGGACCAGACTTCTTACTCCACGTGTCTGGCGGCGCCACATCGTCGTCGCTATCTCGCTACGAACCATCTTTGA
- the LOC144039282 gene encoding fatty acid-binding protein, brain — translation MVDAFCATWKLVDSENFDEYMKALGVGFATRQVGNVTKPTVVISQEGDKVTIRTQSTFKNTEISFKLGEEFDETTADDRNCKSTVSMDGDKLVHVQKWDGKETKFVRELKDGKLVMNLTFDDIHAVRTYEKA, via the exons ATGGTCGACGCCTTCTGCGCCACTTGGAAGCTGGTGGACAGCGAAAACTTCGATGAGTACATGAAAGCTCTCG GCGTGGGCTTCGCCACCCGGCAGGTGGGCAACGTGACCAAGCCCACCGTCGTCATCAGCCAGGAGGGCGACAAGGTGACCATCCGCACGCAGAGCACCTTCAAGAACACCGAGATCTCCTTCAAGCTGGGGGAGGAGTTCGACGAGACCACCGCTGACGACAGGAACTGCAAG TCTACAGTGAGTATGGACGGAGACAAGCTGGTCCACGTGCAGAAGTGGGACGGCAAGGAGACCAAGTTCGTCAGGGAGCTCAAGGACGGCAAGCTGGTCATG AACTTGACCTTCGATGACATCCACGCCGTCCGCACCTACGAGAAGGCATAG
- the LOC144039277 gene encoding cysteine-rich protein 2-like has translation MASTCPKCDKTVYFAEKVTSLGKDWHKFCLKCEQCSKTLNPGGHAEHEGKPFCHKPCYAALYGPKGVNIGGAGCYVYSATANEAPAAVTLVTKAGEEKKVASRGPVKAASFSAVSAGPNICPGCNKTVYFAEKVSSLGKNWHKPCLRCERCSKTLTAGSHAEHDGQPYCHKPCYAVLFGPKGVNTGGVGSYIYDNPEAQH, from the exons ATGGCGTCTACATGCCCCAAGTGTGACAAGACGGTGTATTTTG CGGAGAAGGTGACGTCTTTAGGCAAAGACTGGCACAAGTTCTGTCTGAAATGCGAACAATGTAGCAAGACGCTGAACCCTGGTGGCCACGCGGAG CATGAAGGGAAGCCTTTCTGCCACAAGCCGTGCTACGCTGCCCTCTATGGACCAAAAG GAGTGAACATCGGTGGAGCCGGCTGCTACGTTTACAGCGCCACCGCCAACGAGGCCCCGGCAGCCGTTACCTTGGTAACCAAAGCGGGGGAGGAGAAAAAAGTCGCCTCTCGGGGACCAGTGAAGG ctGCCAGTTTCTCTGCAGTCTCTGCGGGACCGAACATCTGCCCCGGCTGCAATAAGACGGTCTACTTTG ccgAGAAAGTGTCATCTCTGGGGAAGAACTGGCACAAGCCGTGTCTGCGCTGCGAGAGATGCAGCAAAACTCTGACGGCCGGCAGTCATGCCGAG CATGATGGGCAGCCATATTGCCACAAACCCTGCTACGCGGTACTGTTCGGACCAAAAG GTGTGAACACGGGAGGCGTGGGCAGCTACATCTACGACAACCCTGAAGCTCAACActga
- the arv1 gene encoding protein ARV1 isoform X2, whose product MAEACFRCIECNEKATELHRDYTNGILKITICSSCQKPVDKYIEYDPVIILIDAILCKTQAFRHILFNTSLDIHWKLCMFCLLCEAYLRWSLGHRSESSDDPADIIRYTKEWEFYRMVALAALERLAFCGGVLLFLWVTAMASHVGGGYGAVDLHLLLRALLLSCYGKVLLVPAVIWEHDFLPLCLGFIKIFVLTSNMQAVRVILNCKKSLALWAVGAGLLSETVAARTCQTFAAAMQEADMFDKQV is encoded by the exons ATGGCGGAAGCTTGTTTCAGGTGCATCGAGTGTAACGAAAAGGCGACTGAGTTGCACCGAGATTACACCAACGGGATCTTGAAGATCACAATATGC AGTTCCTGCCAGAAACCCGTGGACAAATACATCGAATACGATCCGGTCATCATCCTGATCGACGCCATCTTGTGCAAGACTCAAGCCTTCAGACACATTTTGTTCAACACCAGCTTGGAT ATCCACTGGAAGCTGTGCATGTTCTGCCTGCTGTGCGAGGCCTACCTCAGGTGGTCGCTCGGGCACAGATCGGAGTCCAGCGACGACCCCGCTGACATCATCAGGTACACCAAGGAGTGGGAGTTCTACCGCATGGTGGCCTTGGCCGCGCTAG AGCGGTTAGCATTCTGCGGCGGTGTGCTACTTTTCCTGTGGGTGACAGCGATGGCGTCCCATGTGGGCGGCGGCTACGGCGCAGTGGACCTCCATCTCCTCCTGCGAGCGCTGCTGCTGTCCTGCTACGGAAAAGTCCTGCTGGTGCCCGCCGTCATCTGGGAGCACGACTTCCTGCCGCTCTGCCTCGGCTTCATCAAGATCTTTGTGCTCACCTCCAACATGCAGGCCGTCAGag TGATCTTAAATTGCAAGAAGAGCTTGGCATTGTGGGCCGTGGGCGCGGGCCTGCTGTCCGAGACTGTTGCGGCTCGGACGTGTCAAACATTTGCAGCTGCTATGCAGGAGGCGGACATGTTTGA taaacaaGTCTGA
- the arv1 gene encoding protein ARV1 isoform X1 codes for MAEACFRCIECNEKATELHRDYTNGILKITICSSCQKPVDKYIEYDPVIILIDAILCKTQAFRHILFNTSLDIHWKLCMFCLLCEAYLRWSLGHRSESSDDPADIIRYTKEWEFYRMVALAALERLAFCGGVLLFLWVTAMASHVGGGYGAVDLHLLLRALLLSCYGKVLLVPAVIWEHDFLPLCLGFIKIFVLTSNMQAVRVILNCKKSLALWAVGAGLLSETVAARTCQTFAAAMQEADMFEWVKECVLQGTDGMQP; via the exons ATGGCGGAAGCTTGTTTCAGGTGCATCGAGTGTAACGAAAAGGCGACTGAGTTGCACCGAGATTACACCAACGGGATCTTGAAGATCACAATATGC AGTTCCTGCCAGAAACCCGTGGACAAATACATCGAATACGATCCGGTCATCATCCTGATCGACGCCATCTTGTGCAAGACTCAAGCCTTCAGACACATTTTGTTCAACACCAGCTTGGAT ATCCACTGGAAGCTGTGCATGTTCTGCCTGCTGTGCGAGGCCTACCTCAGGTGGTCGCTCGGGCACAGATCGGAGTCCAGCGACGACCCCGCTGACATCATCAGGTACACCAAGGAGTGGGAGTTCTACCGCATGGTGGCCTTGGCCGCGCTAG AGCGGTTAGCATTCTGCGGCGGTGTGCTACTTTTCCTGTGGGTGACAGCGATGGCGTCCCATGTGGGCGGCGGCTACGGCGCAGTGGACCTCCATCTCCTCCTGCGAGCGCTGCTGCTGTCCTGCTACGGAAAAGTCCTGCTGGTGCCCGCCGTCATCTGGGAGCACGACTTCCTGCCGCTCTGCCTCGGCTTCATCAAGATCTTTGTGCTCACCTCCAACATGCAGGCCGTCAGag TGATCTTAAATTGCAAGAAGAGCTTGGCATTGTGGGCCGTGGGCGCGGGCCTGCTGTCCGAGACTGTTGCGGCTCGGACGTGTCAAACATTTGCAGCTGCTATGCAGGAGGCGGACATGTTTGA GTGGGTGAAAGAATGTGTCCTGCAGGGGACGGACGGAATGCAGCCGTAA
- the arv1 gene encoding protein ARV1 isoform X3, translating to MAEACFRCIECNEKATELHRDYTNGILKITICSSCQKPVDKYIEYDPVIILIDAILCKTQAFRHILFNTSLDIHWKLCMFCLLCEAYLRWSLGHRSESSDDPADIIRYTKEWEFYRMVALAALERLAFCGGVLLFLWVTAMASHVGGGYGAVDLHLLLRALLLSCYGKVLLVPAVIWEHDFLPLCLGFIKIFVLTSNMQAVRVILNCKKSLALWAVGAGLLSETVAARTCQTFAAAMQEADMFE from the exons ATGGCGGAAGCTTGTTTCAGGTGCATCGAGTGTAACGAAAAGGCGACTGAGTTGCACCGAGATTACACCAACGGGATCTTGAAGATCACAATATGC AGTTCCTGCCAGAAACCCGTGGACAAATACATCGAATACGATCCGGTCATCATCCTGATCGACGCCATCTTGTGCAAGACTCAAGCCTTCAGACACATTTTGTTCAACACCAGCTTGGAT ATCCACTGGAAGCTGTGCATGTTCTGCCTGCTGTGCGAGGCCTACCTCAGGTGGTCGCTCGGGCACAGATCGGAGTCCAGCGACGACCCCGCTGACATCATCAGGTACACCAAGGAGTGGGAGTTCTACCGCATGGTGGCCTTGGCCGCGCTAG AGCGGTTAGCATTCTGCGGCGGTGTGCTACTTTTCCTGTGGGTGACAGCGATGGCGTCCCATGTGGGCGGCGGCTACGGCGCAGTGGACCTCCATCTCCTCCTGCGAGCGCTGCTGCTGTCCTGCTACGGAAAAGTCCTGCTGGTGCCCGCCGTCATCTGGGAGCACGACTTCCTGCCGCTCTGCCTCGGCTTCATCAAGATCTTTGTGCTCACCTCCAACATGCAGGCCGTCAGag TGATCTTAAATTGCAAGAAGAGCTTGGCATTGTGGGCCGTGGGCGCGGGCCTGCTGTCCGAGACTGTTGCGGCTCGGACGTGTCAAACATTTGCAGCTGCTATGCAGGAGGCGGACATGTTTGAGTGA
- the fam89a gene encoding protein FAM89A: MNGKSANGSAGGMACIDGLPPLPKSLSGLLNSSGGSWRDMERMYVKKTMIQDDLSRGRNNADSLLSSKPANLDAALALLRKEMVGLRQQDMSLLCQLWSLHESIQEYKGSCQDLSAASSLSMMENGYFDEDDEYYAEPGATPTSEHPDGDEMGAQAGKGEAGVAKDDSWESFRVTI; this comes from the exons ATGAACGGGAAGTCGGCCAACGGCTCGGCGGGAGGAATGGCGTGCATCGACGGGCTTCCGCCGCTGCCCAAGAGCCTGAGCGGCTTGCTCAACTCCAGCGGCGGCTCGTGGAGGGACATGGAGAGGATGTACGTGAAGAAGACGATGATCCAGGACGATCTGAGCCGAGGACGGAACAACGCCGACAGCCTGCTGTCCAGCAAGCCGGCCAACCTCGACGCCGCCCTGGCTCTGCTGCGGAAAGAGATG GTGGGCCTGCGGCAACAAGACATGTCGCTGCTGTGCCAGCTGTGGTCGCTGCACGAGTCCATCCAGGAGTACAAGGGCAGCTGCCAGGACTTGAGCGCCGCCTCCAGCCTCAGCATGATGGAGAACGGCTACTTCGACGAGGACGACGAGTACTACGCCGAGCCGGGCGCCACGCCCACCAGCGAGCACCCGGACGGCGACGAGATGGGGGCCCAGGCGGGCAAGGGCGAGGCGGGGGTCGCCAAAGACGACAGCTGGGAATCCTTCCGTGTCACCATCTGA